In one Mucilaginibacter ginsenosidivorax genomic region, the following are encoded:
- a CDS encoding outer membrane beta-barrel family protein produces the protein MQKFVLTVICCCFSILAIAQNPGPSNITVKGVVIDSAANKPLGYVTVVLQDAATKASVKSTLSKEDGSFELKAPEGKTYQLAVAFVGFASKTFPVKATASAVDAGKIYMSAASKQLGEVSVTAVRPVMKQEVDRLTYDVQADPESKAISALDMMRKVPLLSVDGDDKIRLKGSGNYKILVNGKESALMAKNPSDVLKAMPATNIERIEVITTPPAKYDAEGLSGIINIVTKKNADQGYNGSINSRFNSIWGPGYNLNATVKQGKFGLSGYAGFGNQNRVNNSNQSSQTQNVSQSVLNQNGNGWFEGKYKYANAELSYELDSLNLLTGSFELFSGNFNQNSDQTSTQIKKDGSIAEAYRSLSDGTNHDKGTDISVNYQLGFKNKKDELLTASYKYSYSPGNQYNSNVFSDRLNFDDVNNPNFRQYNKAGDKAHTFQLDYVYPFKKVNLEMGGKVILRNNFSDYRRENQDANTGDYVVDANQTNTFDYHQDVYSAYNSYQVKFTKWTAKGGLRLEHTQVSADFAGTPLDRGYNNLIPSISIQRSFKTSSFNFGFTQRIQRPGIYQLNPFVDNSNPKFVTTGNPQLRPELNNTFELTYSNFKKAAINAGLSYAFSNNSIQNVSTLIDTVTYTTYQNLGSNRTLGLNLNTNLTITKKFTVSINGGISHIWLKGTYNGSFYTNDGYTGRAFGNLAYKFDGGYRLALDAGFFSGDVTLQGKSSSFIFNSYVASKEFFKKTFTVSLVANNPYSKYRTYHGYTRTNDFYNTYSGTNPYRNFAIRLNYKFGKLNSDIKKNQRGINNDDTKGGGSKSGGGNQ, from the coding sequence ATGCAAAAATTTGTACTCACAGTAATTTGCTGTTGTTTCTCGATATTGGCTATAGCGCAAAACCCCGGCCCTTCAAACATTACCGTTAAAGGTGTAGTTATTGATTCGGCGGCAAACAAGCCTTTGGGCTATGTTACGGTTGTTTTGCAGGATGCCGCAACAAAGGCATCGGTAAAAAGCACCCTTAGCAAAGAAGACGGTAGCTTTGAGCTTAAAGCGCCCGAAGGCAAAACGTACCAGTTGGCTGTGGCATTTGTGGGGTTTGCATCAAAAACGTTTCCGGTAAAAGCTACCGCATCTGCAGTTGATGCCGGGAAAATATATATGTCGGCTGCCAGCAAGCAGCTGGGCGAGGTGAGTGTTACCGCCGTGAGGCCGGTAATGAAACAGGAGGTTGACCGGCTTACTTATGATGTACAGGCCGACCCGGAAAGTAAAGCGATATCGGCCCTGGATATGATGCGTAAGGTGCCCTTGCTATCGGTTGATGGCGACGACAAAATAAGGCTGAAAGGAAGCGGCAATTATAAGATACTGGTAAATGGTAAAGAGTCGGCTCTGATGGCTAAAAATCCGTCGGATGTGCTGAAGGCTATGCCGGCAACCAATATTGAAAGGATAGAGGTAATTACCACGCCACCCGCAAAATACGATGCGGAGGGTTTATCGGGCATTATCAATATCGTTACCAAAAAAAATGCCGACCAGGGCTACAACGGCAGTATCAACTCGCGGTTTAACAGCATTTGGGGGCCGGGCTACAATTTAAATGCTACGGTAAAACAAGGCAAATTTGGCCTGTCGGGCTACGCCGGTTTTGGTAATCAAAACAGGGTTAACAACAGCAACCAAAGTTCGCAAACACAAAACGTTTCGCAATCGGTTTTAAATCAAAACGGTAATGGCTGGTTTGAAGGGAAGTACAAATACGCTAATGCCGAGTTAAGTTACGAATTGGATAGTTTGAACCTGCTAACAGGATCGTTCGAGTTGTTTAGCGGCAATTTTAATCAGAACAGCGATCAGACATCAACTCAGATAAAAAAAGATGGCAGTATTGCCGAGGCTTATCGTAGTTTAAGCGATGGGACAAACCACGATAAGGGGACAGATATCTCTGTTAATTACCAGCTTGGGTTCAAAAATAAAAAGGATGAATTGCTTACCGCATCCTATAAATACAGCTATTCGCCGGGTAACCAGTATAACAGCAATGTTTTTAGCGACAGGCTTAATTTTGATGATGTTAACAATCCCAATTTCAGGCAGTATAATAAGGCAGGCGACAAGGCCCATACCTTTCAGTTAGATTATGTGTACCCATTTAAGAAAGTGAACCTTGAGATGGGCGGTAAGGTGATACTGCGCAATAATTTTAGTGATTACAGGCGCGAAAACCAGGACGCCAATACCGGCGATTACGTTGTAGACGCTAACCAGACCAATACATTTGATTATCACCAGGACGTATACAGTGCCTATAACTCCTACCAGGTAAAATTTACCAAATGGACGGCCAAAGGCGGCTTACGCCTGGAACATACCCAGGTTAGCGCCGATTTTGCCGGAACACCGCTGGATAGGGGATACAATAATTTAATCCCGTCAATTTCCATACAGCGAAGCTTTAAAACAAGCAGTTTTAATTTTGGCTTCACCCAGCGCATTCAGCGGCCTGGAATATACCAGCTAAACCCTTTTGTTGATAACTCAAACCCAAAGTTTGTAACCACCGGTAACCCGCAGCTGCGGCCCGAGCTTAACAATACATTTGAGCTTACGTATAGCAATTTTAAAAAAGCAGCTATCAATGCGGGGCTGAGCTACGCTTTCTCCAATAACTCTATCCAGAATGTGAGCACGCTGATTGATACCGTTACTTACACCACGTATCAAAATTTGGGCAGCAACCGCACCCTTGGTTTAAACCTGAATACCAATTTAACTATCACCAAAAAGTTTACCGTTAGCATCAATGGCGGAATTTCGCACATCTGGCTCAAGGGTACGTATAATGGTAGCTTTTATACCAACGACGGTTATACCGGCCGCGCTTTTGGAAACCTAGCCTATAAGTTTGACGGAGGCTACCGCTTGGCGCTGGATGCGGGTTTCTTTAGCGGCGATGTAACGCTGCAGGGAAAATCAAGCAGTTTTATATTTAACTCCTATGTGGCCTCCAAAGAGTTTTTCAAAAAAACATTTACAGTATCGCTGGTTGCGAACAACCCGTACAGTAAATACCGCACTTACCATGGCTATACCCGCACAAATGATTTTTATAATACCTACAGTGGCACCAACCCATACCGTAACTTTGCTATAAGGCTTAATTATAAATTTGGTAAGCTTAATAGTGATATTAAAAAGAACCAACGTGGTATCAATAATGATGATACCAAGGGCGGCGGTAGTAAAAGTGGAGGCGGAAATCAATAG
- a CDS encoding Spx/MgsR family RNA polymerase-binding regulatory protein produces the protein MKVYGITNCNTVKKALDWLKANKVDYDFQDFKKLGVSTEKLQEWDTKAGYEKFMNKQGLTWKQLDPAVKESVKTSTDALQLLQQKTSMIKRPVIEDDGFLFFGFDEKVYADHFLGK, from the coding sequence ATGAAAGTTTACGGAATTACCAATTGCAATACAGTAAAAAAAGCCCTGGACTGGCTTAAAGCAAACAAAGTTGATTACGATTTCCAGGATTTTAAAAAACTGGGTGTTAGCACCGAAAAGCTGCAGGAATGGGATACAAAAGCCGGGTACGAAAAATTTATGAACAAGCAGGGCCTAACCTGGAAACAGCTTGACCCGGCGGTTAAAGAAAGCGTAAAAACCAGCACAGATGCCCTGCAACTACTGCAGCAAAAAACAAGCATGATTAAACGCCCGGTTATTGAAGATGACGGTTTCCTGTTTTTTGGCTTTGATGAAAAGGTTTATGCGGATCATTTTTTGGGGAAGTAG